One Verrucomicrobiia bacterium genomic window, AAGGAAAACCGTGCGCCGCGTTTGGGCACACTAAGGGCGGGGAAGGAAATACCTCAGATCAGGTAACTGCAATTCCGTTGAAAAAGTGGAATTGCGCAAGGAGAAGCTGCTAAAAAATTTTGAGGCCAAGGCTTGGCCTCTGCCACAGCGTCGAATCCGGGCAGAACGATGACATCCGAAATAAACGGTTCCAAATGCACCTGAAAAGCAACCGAAGCCGGCGCGATTGGATAAGCAGAGTCCGTTGAAGCCTTGCAACAAGCGGTATTGGAGCAGTTCCTACAACCGGCCGCACAGCATTTACGCGCCACCTGCGCTGCCGGCGAACCATTCAAACTCGCCGCCGACGCTCCCTGCCACGACACCGCCAGTGCCAGAAAAAGCGCCAACACGACTTTATATAATTTCGCCGCCATAGAATCTGCCGCGAAGAACCTACTCGTTTTTTTCCCAAAAGCGAGCGCTCTTTCGCATCAATGAATTCTCCTCAAGCCGTCTTCTTAAACGCGAACGCAAAAAACGCCGCCACGCCCAAAAAAACAAACGCCACCAGATAATTCCACGCCAGCCGCTCCTTCAAAAACGTCAGCGCAAAAACGATGAACACCGAAAGCGTCACCACCTCCTGGATGAGCTTCAGTTGAAACCCCGAGAACTCCCCAAACCCCAGCCGATTCGCCGGAACCGCCAGGCAATATTCCAGTAACGCAATCCCCCACGAAACAATGATCGCCTTCCACAGCGGCCAATCGTGGCCATATTTCAAATGACCATACCACGCGAACGTCATGAAAATATTCGAGCAAGTGAGCAGGAGAACAGTTCGCATAAATAAGATTTGATTTTAGGCAATTTGTTTTTCGTTTTGAAAACTCAATTTTGCCCGCTCGCGCCAAACCGCGCACTCACAAAATTCCAAAAAGAATCTCTGCCGCGCGTAAATCATACATCGTAAACCCCAACCACATTTCCTCCTTTCCCATTCCCCTTTGTTTCCCGCCCAAAGTCGGCACGGCGACAAAAAATGCCGCATAAACACTTTGCGTGAGGCGAAAGAAATTAATCCCCATAAATTTCAAACTCCCATAACGAATATCCGTACCTGCTCCCGCGCACCGTTCCGTACATCCGCACATAACGTCCATTGCCTGACAATTTCGTCAAATCATTCACCCCGCCCGTTCCATTCGTCGTGCCATAAATTGTCGTCCACGCGCTGCCATCGGCCGACGTCTGGATCTCATAGGCCTCTGCGTAGGCAGTTTCCCAATTAAGCTTTACCCGCGTTACCGGCCGCGACCGCCCCAGGTCCACGCAAATCCATTGCGGGTCCGCGTGCTCCGAAGACCATCGGGTGCCCGTATTTCCATCCACGGCATTTGTTGCCGGGCAATTATCCGTTGTGGATGACGCCGTCACCGGCCGATTCAAAGCCAGGTTCGTCTGTGCTCTCGGAATCGTGCTTACGGCCTCGCCGTAAGGACTCTTACCTGAAATATTTTCCGCCGACACCTTGTAAAAATAACTTCTGCCGTTCGCCAATCCCCGATCCGTAAATTTCACCTCCAACTGGTTCGTCGCGATCACCACATAATCCGCGTCGTTCTCACTCCGCTCGATATTATACTTCGCCAACCCGCGCACCCGCGCCCAATTCAAAGTCACCGTTGCATTGCCCGCCGAAGCCGACAGATTTTTCGGAATCCCCGGCGTCAGCGGAGCCGGCGCCTTTTGCCCCGTCAGGGCTTGATAAACCGTCTGCGCGATCCGCAACGCTCCATCGTCGTTGGGATGCACCCCATCTACATAATCCGACGCCGCCAGGCTTTTCGTCGCCGCATTCACATCAATCACCTCGCAACCCGTCTCCCGCGCAATCTGCTTTTGCACCGGCACAACTTCTCCGCTTACCACCGCCTCGGTGATTCCAAAAGCCCCCGGTCCTTTCACCGTCGCGCAAGTGCTCAAATAAATTTTGGGATGCGATGGCAACAATTTGAAGAACCGGATCATCTCCTGGCAATCATCCGCGAATGAATCTTTATGAATCCAATTTTGTGGTTTTGAATCGTTCGCTCCCAGCGCGATAATCACCACGTCCGGCGTCCAGTTGCTGCTATGCGATAACGCCCACGAATTCCAATACGGCGAATCTCCCGTCTTCAACAT contains:
- a CDS encoding discoidin domain-containing protein, coding for MNPAGGEVKGQQVLFSAMDLAPGKHAIKIATQSAAPGVIDAFQIYGTPKPIKLACMGDSITYGSGTMGDNSWPSQLARMLGGAYTIQNYGLPGATMLKTGDSPYWNSWALSHSSNWTPDVVIIALGANDSKPQNWIHKDSFADDCQEMIRFFKLLPSHPKIYLSTCATVKGPGAFGITEAVVSGEVVPVQKQIARETGCEVIDVNAATKSLAASDYVDGVHPNDDGALRIAQTVYQALTGQKAPAPLTPGIPKNLSASAGNATVTLNWARVRGLAKYNIERSENDADYVVIATNQLEVKFTDRGLANGRSYFYKVSAENISGKSPYGEAVSTIPRAQTNLALNRPVTASSTTDNCPATNAVDGNTGTRWSSEHADPQWICVDLGRSRPVTRVKLNWETAYAEAYEIQTSADGSAWTTIYGTTNGTGGVNDLTKLSGNGRYVRMYGTVRGSRYGYSLWEFEIYGD
- a CDS encoding DMT family protein, with the protein product MRTVLLLTCSNIFMTFAWYGHLKYGHDWPLWKAIIVSWGIALLEYCLAVPANRLGFGEFSGFQLKLIQEVVTLSVFIVFALTFLKERLAWNYLVAFVFLGVAAFFAFAFKKTA